From Canis lupus baileyi chromosome X, mCanLup2.hap1, whole genome shotgun sequence:
ttgatggtcacacacacagagagagagagagagagaggcagagacacaggcagagggagaagcgggctccatgcaccgggagcccgacgtgggattcgatcccgggtctccaggatcgcgccccgggccaaaggcaggcgctaaaccgctgcgccacccagggatcccccttatttttctttatacctcTTTATACTTCTTTGCACCTGCTAGTGTgtccatttatttacttgtttatcttCTGTCTCCACCTCCTTTAGAAAGCAAGCTCCATGGGAGAAGGGACTTTGCTTTGTTTACAGCATATCCTCTGACTCTCTGCAGGGGAATGCGTGAAAAACAGCTTGACTGTTTCTGCCAGTAGAGGTCACTGTCCCTCGGAGATTCTCCACCAgtgtgcctccccccccccaccccccccccggaaaccccccacccccaccccgccccgcccccttcctccaccccccaccatccAGCCCACCTCCCACCTCGCCCTGGCATATTTGGCAATGATTGGAGCCATAGTTGTATTTTCACCATGTGAGTATGCTGCTGGCCCCTGGGGGCTGGTGGCCAGGGATTCCGCTTAAAGCCTGCAAAGCAGGGGACAGCACCCAACAAACAACGGTTATCTGGCCCCAGATGTTGCCAGTGCCAAGGTAGAGAATTCATGGTGCAGACGAAATCCCACTACGCGTACCtttgaaagaaagacaaagacactGTCTGATACTAAAGTTGCTTATTCTTCTTGTTAAAATAGAACAAGCACACTGTTTTCACTATGGAAACTGGGAAAataggggagaagcaggccttccTGGTAGGTGGGgttccagggcagggcagggcagggcagggcagggcaggaggaaggcagaggttTTGGCAGCAACGGTGTGTCTTGAGCGTGGGCCCTGCAGGATCAGCAGAGGCGGGTCTGGGGGCCTGGGCAGAGGCGCAGGCTGCGGTGGTGAGGGCTGGCTGGTGGTGTCGGTGCCTCGCGTAGGCGCGGGGGGCAGCAGGGTCAAAGCACGGCGGGTTTGAGTGTCAggaggtggcggcggcggcgggactCTGGCTCGGGACACAGGGGGGGCCCCGGGCTGCGGGTGTCGCGGCAGCAGGTCAGGCAGGCCCCCCAGGTGGGTGGGTGTTCCGCTAGACAGGCGGGGGCCAGGAGCAGAAGCCTCTTCTcagaggcccaggcctgggcACGAAGATCGGGACCACTCCGTCTCTCCAGACGGGCCTGAAGGCAGACGTCCTGGCCTCTGCATTCAGCTTGCGCCTCTTGGCGTGGGGGGCTTCAAACCAGAGCGGCCTGTGGgtcctcttctttcctctgctgCGTCGGCTGGGGGCCCTGAGCGGGCTCTCCTCGGCGCGGGGGTCCGGGTGCTCCCGGTCGGCTGGAGCCCCGGAGACGCTGCCGCCTCTGCTCTCGGGAGAAGGGACGTTGACGGTCACCACGTTCCAGATGTTCAGGAGGCTCTGGGCTTTGCAGAGCCAGGGCTTGGCCCACGTCTTGCGAGGCGAATCCCGGTCGGTGAGGATCTCGAGGGGCGGCCTGCTGTGGAAGCGCCTCCAGGGCTTGGGGACCACGACGCCCTGGGCCCGGGCGCGGCCCCAGCGGGGCGGCAGGGTGGGCAGCGGCCTGCGGCGGCCCCACAGCTCGCGGTAGAAGGAGAGCACTTGGCCCTGACCCAGGCCCAGCGGGCGGTgggcgggcccgggcccgggctgCGCGGCGGGGCGCGTCCAAGCGGGGCGCGGCCGCGCGTCCTTCGTGGTGCCCAGGTACGAGCTCAGGTAGCTGCCCATGACCGCGGGCCGGCGCGCTCCGGCCTCGCCTCTGCCGCGGGAAGTCGCTCCCGCAGGCGCCCCCCGCGTCCGTGTCCGCGTCCGTGTCCGCGTCCGCGTCCGCAGCCGCGAGGCGCGCAGGCCCAGGGCGACCGTTGACAGACGTCCCTCGTGGGAACCCCGCGTCACGGGTCACGGGTCCTGCGCGAGCTGGGCCAGCGCCTGGCGGGCGCGGCAACTGCCGGGGGCGCCGCGTGCTCTCGAGGCCGGgcacccccgccgccccccccgccccagctccccaCGCAGGCCCGCGGCGCCGGGCCTAGGCAGCGCGCCCAGGAGGCCTTTGGCTTCGGCCCGGACATTTGCACGGACGAAATGCACTCATTTCCGTCAGGTCCTCACAGTGGCAGAACGTGCGCACAACGGCACTCGGTTTCCTTACTGCAAAAATGCACGGAGGGCACTTGGACGctcttttaaagaaagaggagCTTATGTTTACCCCTAAAGGGCACGTGCGCTTCCGTCTTCCAGGCTGCTTGCTAATGCCCCCTTGTTTTGCAATTTTGCTCTCGAGGAAATGGTGACGGCCCTTCAGGATTTATGCTTTAGCCCCAACAACGTTCATTTATGTGGACTCTCCTATAATTTTCAGCCTTCTTACAGTCCTAGAAAGTGTTTTCTGTGTATccaaatgattttcctttttcatttctatggATAATGATAGAGTAGAGTCATATTTTCCATTAGTACTTGAAAACATGTGACATCCACAAGTGTTCAAGGGCTGCTGGGTAACTGATTTTAGTCCTTACGTTTAAAGTCTGTTTAAGTTGGTGTGAATCAATCTCTTTTTGTGAAAAATTCCCTCAAAAGCCCATGCAGAATGCATCTGTTGGGCTGGCTCCAATGATCGGATGAGAGATATAAAGGAGAAGCCAATGATAAGCCCAAAAACAGGCAACAGATTCTATCCAGAGCTGAGCGGGATGGACAGCTCAATGTTGAGGATGCTAAATATCGCTTAATGAAGACATTCTTgaggttttcccttttttttaaactagttttacaggtagagtttagtgattcatcagttgcatataacatttAGTGCTTATTACATttagtgccctccttaatgttcatcacccagttacccatcctacccctcctccagcaaccccagtttgtttcttagagttaagagtctcttatggggggtgggggctgggtgcCTCAGCCAgtaaagcacctgccttcgggtcatgatcctgggtcctgggattgatccccatGAGCCCCAAGTTGttcggcttcctgctcagtggggagtctccttcttctgcttctccccctgcccatgttctttctctcaaataaataatttttttttaaaagtctcctatggtttgtgtccctttctgatttcatcttattttctctttcttcctttgtgatcctgttttgtttcttaaattccacttatgagtgaaatcatgtaattgtctctctgtgactttctttGCTCTGtgtaataacctccagttccatccatgttgttccaagtggcaagatttcattttttgatggctgagtaatattccattgtatgtgtgtatgtatagtgtatatatatacacagacacatatatactatgtcttctttatctatccattgatggacatctgggctctttacttattttggctactgtggacttTGCTTCTACAAACAtttgggtgcaggtgccccttcagagaGATACCAAATGTTTTGGGATTCAGGGGTGTGGTTATCTGATGGGTAGCATTCTCCACTCACCACTGAAATGGGGGGGggcaattttttatttaaggaatGATCCCCAggtagatgatttttaaaagagaaattcttaTGATAGAAATAACTCTTCATAGATACCTATCTCTTCAGGTGGTCATAGCATGAGATTGGACAGTCTAATCCCATTGTGTGTGGATTtcttataatgtatttttctttcaaatgtccTCAGGAGTTTTCCTATCTGCAGCACAACAGAGTGTCATTCTGGTTTGTAAGTAAAGAATCCTCCAACAAATCAGTTTTCTGCTGGTGAGCTATAGGGAATAAGAAGTGAATCACCCCTACCTATGCTTTTACTGGTAAACCAATGTGTTAATTAAAAGCCATTTTCACACTGAAGAGGTTTCTTTCACACACTAAGCGgtaaaggatttcatttattagtTGATATTAAAGATTAGTACATATTAGTGGTGCTCAAGCAGGGGTGAGCTTGCAGTAGACATCAGAGAATGTATGGaggtatttttggttgtcactCTTTGGGGTactactggcatccagtgggtagaggccagggatattgctaaacatcctataatacACAGGACAGTATCTCACAATGTAACTACTGATATATTTATGATGACCACATGAAACTTATGGAGAATAAACAACTCATGGAAAATTACAACTTAAGAACGGACATCAAAGGTGTCTTTGggatatttttctattcaataccatagtatgcattttatttgaaatagtttttgtGTCCCTTAGGAATATTTGACAGTTTTAACATTTCAAGTTCATCCGAAGGTATTTTAGTTTATTAGTTTCCATTATAAGTAGGGTTCTTCTGTTATATCTTGTGATTGACTGTTACAGGAATTGAGGTCTATAAATTAGTACAGTACTCCAATAATgttcctctcatttcttttttttttttaagattttatttatttatttgacagagagagagtacaaacgggggggggggagcggcaagcagagaggaagaagcaggttcccactgagcagggagccgatgtggggctccagcccaggacctcaggataatgacctgagccaaaggcagacacacgtaaccaactgaaccacccggggAACCCTCCTTTATCTTACTTTGCCTAACTTTATTGGCTGCTACCAGAATTTAATCAATTTAATATTTAGTATAATAATTATAGTGGAGTTAGTAGATATCCTTTCCATACCAGTCATACTCTACTTCTGAGCCCAGATTAATCGACATTATTAACTTAGGGaattctcatttgttttattaaaaaattttacaaGACATACATGATGatgccacctgggtggctcagttggttgagcatctgatttgggctttggtcatgatctcgggtcctgggattgagccctgtgttgaaggcagacacttaaccaactgagctacccaggaacccctaaatgaatacaaccttttaaaaaatacatgatgaattatcaaatatattttaggaatttatGAAAATATGAGTTTTCCCTTTAGCTTTGCGGATGGGATGTAATCTATTGATCATAAGTGTATGATTCCTAATACTGAATGATCCTTATAACTAGAAAAAATCCTATGTGGACAAATCCTACTAGAAAAAAATCCTACCTAATATACTGGTggattctaacattttatttagtttttttcctaaatattcttGACAGATATTACTTTAGGGGCTTAGTATTTACTTTTTGGGGAGTGCCAATCTTTGGTGGGTTTTGGTTTCATTGTTGTCTTGGCTTCATAAAAAAGAACTTGGAAGCTTCTGttcttgtaaaaatttttttaatcagaattccaaaaaaaaaaaaaaaacaagtaaaagcaATTATTATTACAGTTAGTTCATTTTTGAATTAAACATTTTGTGAGTTGACATAGTAACCACCACTGaaactctcatttcttttcttctttttaagattttatttattttttcatgagagatacacagagagagagagaggcagagacacagagggagaagtaggctccctgcggggagcctgatgttactcgaccccaggaccccgggaccatgatccaagccaaaggcagatgctcaaccactgagccacccaggtgcccctaaactttcATTTCTAAATGAAGAACAATTACCAAGTAAAAACCTCTGACTTAGaataaaatttctgtatttttgggCTCTGTCTTTACCTTGAAATTTCACAGTAAGTTCTCTTAAGAAAATTAAGGTTTTTGCAtcaatacagagaataaactctGAATTATATTTGCCagaggggggacacctgggtggctcagcgattgagcatctgcctttggcccagggtgtgatcctggagtcccgggatcgagtcccacatcgggctccctgcacggagcctgcttctctctgcctatgtctctacctttctctgtgtgtgtctctcatgaataaataaataaaatataaaaaaaaaagatatttgccagaggggagggaataTCAGGGATGGGGGGGATGAGAAAAAcgggtgaagaggagtgggaggtacaggcttccagtaatgaaattaataagtcatgaggatgaaaggtaaaaagcacagagaatatagtcagtggtattgtaatagacttgtatggtgacagatggtagctacacttgtggtgaacacagcataacaTATGGATTgtcaaatcaccatgttgtacacctgaaactaatataacattgtgtataaCCTACactttaataataaatgaataaagaaatatcaaAGGGTTTCCAGCcttcattttttccatgtaaagGTCTTAATTTTCAGAGATTCTGCACAATGCATATACAGTAAAACACGTTACTATAAAATGAGAGCAAAAAGCTTATGTTCCTCTATGTGTTAACTCCTCTCTGGTTAATTTGAAGTATTTCCAATTTCATGTCCAAACTGAGACAATGTTATAGCAcatcttaataaaaatgtataagcaTTACAAGATGTTAACAACTGATGCCAAAGTTGGAGCCCAGCCTTGTTTTAAAGGGACAGACTAGCATTTCCTCATACAGAAATGTGGAAAGAACATACCTGATCATGATCAACCTCTACGGGCTGCTTCTTAATGATCCAGGTGACAGACTCAGAGAGTGGAGGGGTAGTCAGGGACCCCGAGTAGGTCCAGTAATCTGGGCAGGCAGGCATCAGGCAGGAAGGATCGAATGACCCAAATTCCACAAGGGTGTCCTGGCCAAGAGAAGGGGTCACCGAAACTATCATTCAGCGTGAAAACCACTCAGGAATTGCAAGACAAGACCCTGATTCCTGGGGAGTCTGGGGACCAGCACTGGTCCAGAGGAGTTGCAGGTACCTCTGGGTGCCTAAGGACAGAATCACACCCATGCTTTGTTCTTACATATAATCCACTGTGCaaggttctcttttttaaaaaagagacataacAGATTTtaattgagacataattgacaacAGTATAGTCCTGACAGTCCTCCACGGGAACACGGCAAAAACCACCTTCTCTGCCCAGTCTAGTGAGTTTGCTGCAGGTGGTCTGCTCTGACCTCTTTGGGAGGCATCAGGTGGTAGCTGGTGCATGAACAAGGAGGCTCCTCTTTtccaagaaaaaggaatagagtTCTCCTTTCTAAAACACAATGCAAATTCAGGGGAGCCAGGCCCCTGGGAGgaaaggggagacagagagaagggaggaaaaagagggaggtggaggggaagagggaaagaggtagTGGGGAGACAGccaggtgggtggaggtggggagagagagagaagatgtggACCCCCAGGGAACAGCCCCTTTGGGATCCTGAATACTGGACAGTTAACCCTGGGGCCTGCACAAAGGTAGATCCTGAAGGATATGGTAACTGTTCTTTACAGCTAGCCAAGCCAAGGTTCTGTCAGActcttctctgccccctgcctgtgaGAGGGCAGGTAGAGTCAACAGGGCTGCTCTGGGTGCTTCCACCGGGACtcagaaggagcagaggaggggacagCGCTGTGTTCCCGAGTCCCTGAGCGCTGGGGCATGGCAGCAAAACCAGAGGTCAGTGCCCACCAACAGAATCACTTCTGTGGCCTTCAAGGTGTCCCAGGACCAGGGGCTCAACACATGCATCTTAAGTGGCAAATTGTCTTCTGGGGCAACTTTCAAAGTGCCTTGTCAACGTCTCCACTCTGAGATCAAATGTAAGGTGTGTTTCAAGTGATTTAGGGAAAATAGTATTACCTTATGCTTGACTGCACCGTATCCATCAATTTCTGTAGCTCTCTGTGATATGTAGCTATAGaacaataaatgagaaaatatttttaaaaatgagatcttaCTCTAGTATTGTTATAGAATGTGAATTTGAATCAGATACTTGGTGATTACCTACAAACAATTTACAGTACTCAAACTTCACTTAGGCTGAAAATTTTGGATGTCACAAACATCACTGAATGAAAGCATATATGCAACAAATGGGCAGGCTGTCTGCGGCCAGGCTCAAGCCCACAGGGTGCAGGGAAAGGTGGCCCTGCTGTTAGCCTTGCCCTCTGAGCCTCCCTGGCGCTTGGCCTCCAGGGGTGCTGGTGGCTGAAGCTCTCCCAGCCAGCCCATGGTGTGGCCCAGCTCTCAGCTCCCGCCCAAGTCCTCAAGTACTCATTCGGGGTGCCTCAGTGTTATAACAATGTGTTCCAGTTTCTGTTCGGTGCTTTGACATCTGAAGCCTTTCTGACACAAGAGGGGTTGTCCCTCCCAGGGCTAGCTAATTCCAAGAGAGAACAAACACCTGGGAGAGTGCCCTTCATAAGGaaaccaaccaatccagagcccaACCACCTCCTTTATAGGGTTCTTACATGCTGAGTCACTAGTCCTGTGCCCTAACCTCCCCAGGACTAGGTAGCAGACAACTAGGGACAACCTCTATACCCTAGAGCCTAATGAAATTATTCAAAGCGGCCAATCTTCAGTCCACTTACACTATCTTATGCATCCCTTCCCCCAGAAACCAAAACAGGCTCTCATCCAcgatttctcctccttccctttgccTCCTGGCCATCCCTGGTGCTTCCCCAGGTGGCCTGCCTTCTGGTTTTAGGGACTGTAGGATAAAATGCTTCTTTCATGACAGTCATTTCCATGTCTGTATGTTTTACCCTACCTGATTAAAACAAATCTTGGGTACCCTTAAAACACTCAGACTCCAGAGCTTGCAGGAGGCTGCACCTGCTGAGCCTGCAGGAGCTCAGAGGCTCTGCACAGAGTGTGGTCCACAGATTTTCAATCCAGTTCTCCATCTGTCAGCGCTGTGACCTGGCAGGAAAGCACTTAACTTCACTCAGCTTTGcttcatctgaaaaatgcagATGATAGTATCATCATCAAAGACCTCTGGGGAAGTTAAATGAAGCACTTAGCAAATATATAGTCACATGGCACTCATAAATATTAGTTTCTTTCCAGATCACTTCCCAAAGCTGTTTGACTTTATGTTCTTATGCCATTTAGAATATATTAACAGATCTCACATTTTAaccattatttatttagcattatcTGCCTTTATCCCTTTGTAACAGTGCCTACAAACAGAAAAGTAATGTAAACTACAAAGGTAATTTTCAAGTTTCTAGGAGCCATATCTAAAAAgtttaaaggggcacctggggggcccagttagttgagtggctgcctttggctcaggttgtgatcccagggtccttggattgagccctgtggcaggctccctgcttggtggggagtctgcttctctttttcctccatttgtgtgctctctctctctctctcaataaataaaatcttaaaaaaaaaaagtttaaaaaaaggtgaaattacttctgataacattttattttgccaaataCATTGAAAAGATTGTCAGTGTAATCAATACGAAAAATTActgactttccatttttttccacaaTAAGTCTTAAAAATCTGTTATGTATTTTACACACAATGCATCAAATTAGATGttaaattttcatcagaaatacttgatttgggagcacctgggtggttcagtcagttaagcatctacctttggctcaagtcatgatctcagggtcctgggattgagtcctgcttcgggctccctgttcagcaaggagcctgcttctccttccccacccccccaccctccacttgtgctctctttctcgctctcaaataaataaataaataaataaataaataaataaataaataaataaaatattaaaaacaaaacaaagaactacTTGATTCAGATTTTACTTGAAAATATAGATGCATATACTCAAGTTGTTCCAAACATTCCAAAAGTTTTCAACAACTGAATTTAgtaacagtttttaaatttaattaaaataaaatttaaaaaaatccatttcctcaattacactagccacattttaagcTTAATAGCCATACATGCCTTATGGATACGATATCGGACAGCACAGTTTTTTTATATCATTTGAAATGTTATTTGTAACGATTTTGTATTTTAAGCATTGCTTATCTTACCAGTGTACTGATCCCAATATTCTTAAGTAACAATATCATAATGTTCAATCTTTCCGTTCTAGAATACAACACATCATTTAAAGTTGGTAagatttttttacctttaaaaatatttctattataggggcatctgggtggctcagttggttaagtgtccaactcttgattttggctcaggtcatgatctcagcatcatgaaattaagccctacattgggctctgcactcagcagggagtctgcttgttcctctccctctgctcctgcccttgcttgtgctctctctctctcaaataaatagataaaattttaaaaataaaaaaattcctatcAGAGCCAAACCATCTTCCTCTAGTTGCTGTATCCTCAAAGCTTTGAAATTTGACTGCATTATGAAACAGCAAGTGCAGCTGAAACACTattaaaagaaagattaatgCCCGACCCTACAGGATTGCTTCAAAAGAAATCAACAGCCTTATTCAACCTACAATATTTAAACGTTTCCTCACCCAAAATAAAGCCACTGGGAAAAgcatatgataatttttttaagattttatttatttattcatgagagacacagagagaggcagagacataggcagaaggagaagcaggctccctgtggggagcctgatgtgggactcgatcccagggccctgggatcacgacctgagtcaaaggcaggtactcaaccactgagccacccaggcaccccagcataTGACAATCTGatacaaaatgagacagaaataaagaaaaggaagcaatttATGCAGGAGCAACAATTAATATTACTTTGAAATAAAGGGATTTATTTGATGAGAAAAATAGTATTTACATAGAAAAGTGGATAATATTTCAGTGAGGGATCAACATTTGTTCAATTCCCATGTTGATTTGCCAGAAACACTAAAGTCCAAGATCCATTGGCTTATCAAAAGTAGTAAAGATGCTTATCttgagagaagcagattctccccaTGGAAATTAAATAGGAGTTAAAGACACAATTCTTTGATGGATAACCActcaaaatgtatttctatttttaatgtaatatttaaaattaaattagggGAGaagttgtaaaatatatatatttgttatttccttaCATGCTCCCTATACTTCCCTACAAATTATTCCTCATCCATGATTCATGACCTTTCTAGCATCAGCATCCCCCCCAGCCTCCCAAGTGAGACGACGACTCAAGTATGTGGCTAACTTTGCCTTCTCCCTTGAAGAGGAGTCTGTCTCCAGGTCCTGATGCTTTTTATGGAAAACAAGATGGAGTCAGTCAAGTCAAGCAGGGGCCTGTGTCAAGCAATGATGGGAGCAGTTAAGGGCAGTGCAGCGACCAGACAGCACCGAGACCAGCACCAGCTGACAACACCCCAGAACCAATACCAAGCAGAAGCAGAGGAGGTCTGCAGGGGCCCAGAACTGGTGATTAAATCCCTTTAGCAAGAGAGGACTTCTGCAGCAACATCAGACTCCTGAGAATGACCCCTCTGTGTCTGAGCAATCGGAAAAGGCAGCCACTGCCAAGGGCTGTGCCCGATGTGTCCCCCAACAGAACTGAGCCCCTCCACCGGACCCATCGACGCCCCAGCTCAGGGGTGCGCCCACAGCCCGACTTCGTGTTTGGCCCAGGAATTTCCTGCTCCCACCCCTCCTGTGGTTTACTGTGTGGCTTGTCTTCTGTCCTGCTCTGCGCACGTGTAAGAAGCCAAGCTAGCCACGTGGTGGGGTGTCCTGGAGTGTGGACTCCTCACCCGCTTCACAATCACGTTACCCTTGCTCGGTGACCGACACCATGGAAAGAGACCGCCCGCAGGTGCACCTTCCGAGTGTGCTCAGGACACCTTTATTTtagaaatgccttttaaaaacatgctttctCTCTACTTCAATTGTTACAGGTTTCATTTAAGCTCCCACCATCTCATGCTTGGATTAATCTGACCTCGTGGACCGGCACTACTGACTGGGttaatctcaaaaaataaagcaatttactatttaaatgaaaccatgcaaataaataaataaatgaaaccatgcTGTGCCACACTGTCGCGTAAAAATAACCAGTACTGATGAACCTATCTCCCATCTACCCCCCAAGCTTCAATGATCATCAttcttcttcctgtctctccctAAAATACACAGTCTGCATTCCGGCCACTTCGTTTTTGGCCATTTtctgaacatctgcttttgcaCATGATTTTCCCTCAGTCTCCAATGCTCTTCTGATTAATCCTCTTGACAAACTCCGACACATCCTTCAATACTCGAGATAAATGTCCCCAGATAAAGGAAATTCTCAACTTTTAATATTTGTGGGCCCTGCTCCTGGGCGCCCAGGGAAGCTCTCCTTTAACATTTACCAAGGTCAAAATGACTCAGCAAACCCTCAGAGTATGAGCTCTCTTTCTGCCCTGAGCACACAATGTATATCtgctttgttaaataaaatagccAAAAGGGTGCATTCTGAGCACAACAGATAAGAGGAAGCAAGAACTTCCCTGGTCCTCTCCTGGTTATTAAAGTCATACAGCTCTGCATATACTAGAAATTTAAAGGCTgcaacctgggatccctgggtggcgcagcggtttagcgcctgcctttggcccagggcgcgatcctggagacccaggatcaaatcccacgtcaggctcccggtgcatggagcctgcttctccctctgcctgtgtctctgcctctctctctctcactgtgtgcctatcataaataaataaaaaaaaaaatttaaaggctgCAACCTCCTGAAACATCGAtcatttgtaactttttaaaaatgttataacttacatatataaaatgtatataacccTTCATCAAATGATCCTTTAGAGAAGCACTATCCTCTTTGTGAAGGTGGTGTTTCCTGGGCAGCTGTCCTCACTTGGGCTGGaataaaactcctttttttttttttttttttaaagaaattctaaaaggTTCATTCTGCATTG
This genomic window contains:
- the POM121L12 gene encoding POM121-like protein 12; translation: MGSYLSSYLGTTKDARPRPAWTRPAAQPGPGPAHRPLGLGQGQVLSFYRELWGRRRPLPTLPPRWGRARAQGVVVPKPWRRFHSRPPLEILTDRDSPRKTWAKPWLCKAQSLLNIWNVVTVNVPSPESRGGSVSGAPADREHPDPRAEESPLRAPSRRSRGKKRTHRPLWFEAPHAKRRKLNAEARTSAFRPVWRDGVVPIFVPRPGPLRRGFCSWPPPV